CGCGAGGTGGCCTAATGAGCGAGCGACATGTTTGTTGGTGTGAATGGACCACAGTGTGCtgctccactttttgttcccatCGAGTCCGCATGCCATCGCGGCGTCTCGTGCCAGCTCTGAGGCCGCCATCTTCATCCCTGAGAAACTGACGTCTCAAAAACATCCGAGTCAAATGAGATCAGACACAAAATGTCTGCCCAGTGGACTGCTGAGGTGTTGTTGTGTAAACGTAAACAAAGCGACGACAGCTCACCTTTTGTCGCCTTCTCCGCTTCCTCTTCCTTCCAGATGGTGATGATGCTTCCGCTGAAGACGCCTCAGATTGCTTCAGTGGCTCCTCAATCACTTCCTGGATCACCTTCAGCTCCGCCTTCTTGCTTGGCTTTGCCTTCTTCACCTCCTGAAACACCTTCACTTCCTCGATTGTTTCCTTTACCGTCTTGACTGGTTTTGCTTTCTTCGCCTCCTCCTGGACCACCGTCAATGTCTCCTTTGCCTGCTGGACTACCTTCACTTTCTCCTGCTCCTTCACCTCCTGGGTCACCTTCAGCTTTTTGACTGGTTTTGCCTTCTTCACCTCTTCCTGGACCACCGTCAATGTCTCCTTTGCTTGCTGGACTACCTTCACCTTCTCCTGGGTCACCTTCAGCTTCTTGACTGGTTTTGCCTTCTTCGCCTCTTCCTGGATCACCGTCAATGTCTCCTTTGCCTGCTGGACTGCCTTCTCTTTGTCCTTCTCCTTCACCTCCTGGGCCAGCTTCAgctttttgactgcttttgcctTCTTTGACTCATCCTGGACTGCAGTCACTGTCTCCTTTGCCTGCTGGACTGCCTTCAATTTCTCCTTCTTGACCGACTCAGGCTTCTTCACTTCCTCCTTTGCTTCCTCGACCAccttcacctcctcctcctccttcttcttcttcttcttcttgctttcCTTAGCCTCCTGGATCTCGTTTGACTTTTTGACGGGCTTCAAGTTCTCCTTCGTCTCCTCCTGGACTACCTTTTTACCCTCCTTCTCTATCGCCTTCACCTCCTGGACGGACTTCTTGACTGCCTTTGGCTTCTTTACTACCTGTTGGAGTGGCTCCTTGCCCTCATTCTCCATCATCTCCTTCACATGCTGGACCGACTTCTTGGCTGCCTTCGGCTTCTTCACCTCCTCCTGGAGTGGCTTCACCTCCTTTGCTTCCTGGACCACGCCCTTCTCCCTGACCACATTTGCCTTCTTGACTACCTTCTCAGTTATTGCTTTGGTGTCCTGAACCACCTTCAGTACCTTTTCCTTTACCTTCTTCACTACCTTCACCTTCTGGACCTCCTCCTGATCCACCCTCACCTTTATCTCCTTTGACTtcttcacctcctcctcctgaTGCTTCTCGATCTGCTTTGCATTCGGGACCACCTTGGTCTCTTTTGCCTTCTCCTCCTTGGCCACTTTAATTGCCTGCACCTGGTTGCTCTCCGCTCGCTTCTCTTTGGGCTTTTTCCTCCTCTGAAACGTCACAACAAGTCACCACTTCGCACTTCACCTGCAGTTTTTGTTACATCGTAAATGGCACAATCGGAGGGTATAGACAAGTGTGTGCTGCGTTCGTATGTTGGAGATGTTGTACAGTATTCGGATTGTTTATTGTGGCATTTGCACGCGCATGCCTCTCATTCACTCACGTCATTGTGATGGAATGACGAGGACAACTTGTTGGCTCCCATCCTATGCCACGACATTTTTGATCTATTTTCACACGTTTAGCTGCGCACAAAGAGCTTCATACATGCAAGCATGTTGaacagccacacacacacaatccaaGTCAGGTGTGGACACACCCATTGAACAGATCATGATTGTcaaggttaaaaataaaactcactttGTTCACTCGCCATAGAAGTCAGGCCAGTTCTTGATTTATTGGAAACACGTTTGACGGttttgggaataaaaaaaaactgtagacTGCTGGATTTTATTGCCAAAAAACGGTTTTGATTGTCAGTTTGGACAAGTGTATTGGTCCAGCTGTAGAGCGCCAGACCAATAGGGTTCAAAATTTAACCGCTTATGGGCCAAATTACTAACGCAACTGTTAATTTCAGTGAAATATCAAATATTAAAGAGGAAATTATTTACGTCTCAACAGCCCTATACAGGAGAAGAAACAGAATGCACAGATGTGACTGACATAAAAAACAAGTATtaattttaaaagcatttagcattagtttttaaatcatttttatacTGATAATCACTCGACtattttaatgaataaattttTAAGATACATATCCCTTTAGCTTTTCTAAGGAACATGTCAAGTTTGCAgtgattttgttgcaatttttattacatttaaaacaacGCATCTGCTTTAAGTGAAAAATATTTTAGGCacgaaatacatacataaaatccTTTGAATTGTTTCTATTGATTTGTACATCTTTTAAAATTGTTAtgttaaaaatacagtaaataaccgaatgaatataaatgaatacattaatCATAATCATTATAAATAATATGCATTGTGCAtgcattttggaagaaaaattggAAACAgctctatgtatttttatttatttttcttaaatatttGACCTGAAAGGACTTGACTTatcgagccattttcagcagtaaaaagtgaatattttgtctataattaatgtggtaacttcatcatatttcatgtacaattagtacctttaaaaagtattttgatgatgatatgattggccgttacctacttcctcagcacaggtgatatcatcagttgacagcaaatagaaaaattactttttaaaggtattaattttacatgaaaaataatgaagttatcaaattcattctggacaaaatattaacttttcactgctgaaaattgttcaatgggtcaagtatcccttttaaggtACATAAGTAACTTAGGTGGACCTAATGAAgtgagtctctttttttttttcagtctcgGTAAAACCACAAGCCCGCTTAAATTTGCTGGGTCTACTTGAACAAAAGTACTTTAAAGTGA
This portion of the Festucalex cinctus isolate MCC-2025b chromosome 19, RoL_Fcin_1.0, whole genome shotgun sequence genome encodes:
- the LOC144007744 gene encoding uncharacterized protein LOC144007744, whose amino-acid sequence is MDTLTAWVATDPVVVRILWILALVLATLLVWFFSFCCYTWNHGGSSASMERYLEVMVKPPRSKGPAQRRKKPKEKRAESNQVQAIKVAKEEKAKETKVVPNAKQIEKHQEEEVKKSKEIKVRVDQEEVQKVKVVKKVKEKVLKVVQDTKAITEKVVKKANVVREKGVVQEAKEVKPLQEEVKKPKAAKKSVQHVKEMMENEGKEPLQQVVKKPKAVKKSVQEVKAIEKEGKKVVQEETKENLKPVKKSNEIQEAKESKKKKKKKEEEEVKVVEEAKEEVKKPESVKKEKLKAVQQAKETVTAVQDESKKAKAVKKLKLAQEVKEKDKEKAVQQAKETLTVIQEEAKKAKPVKKLKVTQEKVKVVQQAKETLTVVQEEVKKAKPVKKLKVTQEVKEQEKVKVVQQAKETLTVVQEEAKKAKPVKTVKETIEEVKVFQEVKKAKPSKKAELKVIQEVIEEPLKQSEASSAEASSPSGRKRKRRRRQKFLRDEDGGLRAGTRRRDGMRTRWEQKVEQHTVSGTVPPPPLPKKRHAARMRAFSPVAAAAAAAAAENLMKAR